The following are encoded together in the Bradyrhizobium sp. CCGUVB1N3 genome:
- a CDS encoding ABC transporter substrate-binding protein encodes MKFRAFLISTALTAVTISYGTLAHAADVKEVQMLHWWTSGGEAAALDVIKQAVAKQGYAWKDVPVAGGGGGAAMTTLKANVAAGNPPTASQILGYYALEYAEQGSLADISNLADKEGWDKLIPAALQKFAKTNGKWGAVPVNIHSVNWIWLNKAVMEKIGGTEPKNFDEFVALLDKAKKAGVVPLALGGQPWQEATMFDSIVASTGGTEFYKKAFVDLDEGALKSDTMKKAFDNLAKLRDYVDPNYTGRDWNLATAMVIKGDALVQVMGDWAKGEFAAAHKEAGKDFLCYRFPGTDGSVFYNSDMFAFFKVPADRQAAQLALAEVTISPEVQSAFNVIKGSVPARLDVSDAAFDICGKKGIADVKTANAKGTFFGSLAQNYAQPPAIATAYYDVVTKFMHGGIKTSDIAVTELVKSINAAK; translated from the coding sequence ATGAAGTTCCGCGCATTTCTGATCTCGACGGCTCTGACTGCCGTCACCATCAGCTATGGGACGCTGGCGCACGCGGCGGACGTCAAGGAAGTGCAGATGCTGCATTGGTGGACGTCAGGTGGCGAAGCGGCTGCGCTCGATGTCATCAAGCAGGCCGTCGCCAAGCAGGGATATGCCTGGAAGGACGTGCCGGTCGCCGGCGGCGGCGGTGGTGCGGCAATGACCACGCTGAAGGCCAATGTCGCCGCGGGTAATCCGCCGACGGCATCGCAGATCCTCGGCTACTACGCGCTGGAGTACGCCGAGCAAGGTTCGCTTGCCGATATCTCTAATCTTGCCGACAAGGAAGGCTGGGACAAGCTCATCCCGGCAGCGCTGCAGAAGTTTGCCAAGACCAACGGCAAATGGGGCGCCGTTCCCGTCAACATCCACTCCGTCAACTGGATCTGGCTCAACAAGGCCGTCATGGAGAAGATTGGCGGCACGGAGCCGAAGAACTTCGATGAATTCGTTGCACTGCTCGACAAGGCGAAAAAAGCCGGGGTCGTTCCGCTCGCGCTTGGCGGCCAGCCCTGGCAGGAAGCGACGATGTTCGATTCGATCGTCGCGTCGACCGGCGGCACCGAGTTCTACAAGAAGGCGTTCGTGGATCTCGACGAGGGCGCGCTCAAGTCGGACACGATGAAGAAGGCGTTCGACAACCTCGCCAAGTTGCGCGACTATGTCGACCCGAACTACACCGGCCGCGACTGGAACCTCGCCACTGCGATGGTGATCAAGGGCGATGCGCTCGTGCAGGTGATGGGCGACTGGGCCAAGGGCGAGTTCGCAGCAGCCCACAAGGAAGCCGGCAAGGACTTCCTCTGCTACCGCTTCCCGGGGACGGACGGCTCGGTGTTCTATAACTCCGACATGTTCGCCTTCTTCAAAGTCCCGGCGGATCGCCAGGCGGCGCAGCTTGCACTCGCGGAGGTGACGATAAGCCCCGAAGTCCAGTCGGCGTTCAACGTCATCAAGGGCTCGGTTCCGGCGAGATTGGACGTCTCCGATGCGGCGTTCGATATCTGCGGCAAGAAGGGCATCGCGGACGTCAAGACGGCCAACGCGAAGGGAACGTTCTTCGGCTCGCTCGCCCAGAACTACGCCCAGCCGCCGGCCATCGCCACGGCGTACTACGACGTCGTGACCAAGTTCATGCATGGCGGGATCAAGACGTCGGACATCGCCGTGACTGAGCTGGTGAAATCAATCAACGCCGCCAAGTAG
- a CDS encoding enoyl-CoA hydratase/isomerase family protein, with product MSPFVELTFQGSIARLALKRPDKLNALDRDMVEALGEAARAIEASRETRVAILFGEGKAFCAGGDIAAWGGLPALDMWRDWTRAGHRAFEALARLRVPLIAALTGHAFGGGLELAAVADIRIAERGIKLGLPETGLGMAPGWSGTQRLVRRFGASVVRRMALTGCLFTAEEGCELGLVDEVTDGGQALMRAESLASDVAARGPLAVQIVKAMINAAEGEDSDAPIEGLAGALTATTDDLAEGVAAFRGKRAPRFVGH from the coding sequence TTGAGCCCGTTTGTCGAATTGACCTTCCAGGGATCGATCGCCCGGCTCGCCCTCAAGCGCCCCGACAAGCTCAATGCGCTTGATCGCGACATGGTCGAGGCGCTTGGCGAGGCGGCGCGGGCCATCGAGGCCTCGCGCGAGACCCGCGTGGCGATCCTGTTTGGCGAAGGCAAGGCATTTTGCGCCGGCGGCGATATTGCGGCCTGGGGCGGCTTGCCGGCGCTCGACATGTGGCGCGATTGGACGCGTGCGGGCCATCGCGCGTTCGAGGCGCTGGCGCGCCTGCGCGTGCCGCTCATAGCGGCGCTCACCGGCCACGCCTTCGGCGGCGGACTGGAGCTCGCCGCGGTGGCGGACATACGTATCGCCGAACGTGGCATCAAGCTCGGACTTCCGGAGACGGGACTGGGCATGGCGCCGGGCTGGTCGGGAACGCAGCGCCTGGTTCGCCGCTTCGGCGCCTCCGTGGTGCGCCGCATGGCGCTCACGGGCTGTCTGTTCACCGCCGAAGAAGGCTGCGAACTCGGGCTGGTCGACGAGGTGACCGATGGCGGCCAGGCGCTGATGCGCGCCGAAAGCCTGGCGTCCGACGTTGCCGCGCGCGGTCCGCTCGCCGTGCAGATCGTCAAGGCCATGATCAATGCGGCCGAAGGGGAGGACAGTGACGCCCCCATCGAAGGGCTTGCTGGCGCGCTCACCGCCACGACCGACGATCTCGCCGAAGGCGTTGCCGCCTTCAGGGGCAAGCGCGCCCCTCGTTTTGTTGGACACTAG